In the genome of Hymenobacter cellulosivorans, one region contains:
- a CDS encoding pseudouridine synthase yields MGKKHNDDNSARRGRPSGDRPSGNFGNSGGPRKFSSRPGEGGFGGNRSGNDGAGRDFSSRPSFGRSEGRPSSGGGKRFGGSEGGPRKFGNSGGPGSFGRSEGSGNRGGFGGPRRDGGDDRRSFGRDNDRSSSRRFEGREDRRDERPAQPYNPKANWPGQPYQQEGKPAVPRGNSGERNRKFNKVNPHAQPKPSMPEPPVDFRREERDGDTGPNRAIRPARPFDFRGVPEGFNREEKPRPDRRDDNVGSERRGESGFGREERRGAPDRRESGFGNRSFGERPSFGSKPYGDKGGARGDKPRAFGDKPAYGDKREARPFGERTERPVRPTYENRADKPKRGEVAGEAPEYKNLRHYEEDKTRGNKRRRDEDDSHADTTRLNRYIANAGICSRREADSLIAAGEIRVNGEVVTEMGYQVQPTDTVQYGKTNLKREKHVYVLLNKPKDYLTTTDDPEGRRTVMELVASASKERIFPVGRLDRNTTGLLLFTNDGEVAQKLSHPSHKNKKIYQVELNNPLTEEHLKQIAAGLELEDGKAEVDDVAVVAGNPHFVGIELHLGRNRIVRRIFEHLGYEVVTLDRVQYAGLTKKDLPRGKWRFLSEKEVIRLKYFL; encoded by the coding sequence ATGGGCAAGAAACACAACGATGACAACTCCGCCCGGCGGGGGCGCCCCAGCGGCGACCGGCCTTCCGGCAACTTTGGCAACAGCGGTGGGCCGCGCAAATTCTCTTCCCGTCCCGGCGAAGGTGGTTTCGGCGGCAACCGTTCCGGCAATGACGGTGCCGGCCGCGACTTTTCCTCGCGCCCATCTTTTGGCCGTTCGGAAGGCCGCCCCAGCTCTGGCGGGGGCAAGCGCTTCGGCGGCAGCGAAGGCGGGCCGCGTAAGTTTGGCAACTCAGGTGGCCCCGGCAGCTTCGGCCGTAGTGAAGGTTCCGGCAACCGCGGCGGCTTCGGCGGCCCGCGCCGCGATGGAGGCGACGACCGCCGCTCGTTCGGCCGCGACAATGACCGGAGTTCGTCCCGCCGCTTCGAAGGCCGGGAAGACCGCCGCGACGAGCGCCCAGCGCAGCCTTATAATCCCAAGGCGAACTGGCCCGGCCAGCCTTATCAGCAGGAAGGCAAACCCGCTGTACCCCGCGGCAATTCCGGGGAACGTAACCGCAAATTCAACAAAGTAAACCCTCACGCCCAGCCCAAGCCGAGCATGCCCGAGCCGCCGGTGGATTTCCGCCGCGAAGAGCGCGACGGTGACACGGGGCCCAACCGGGCTATCCGGCCGGCGCGTCCATTCGATTTCCGGGGCGTGCCTGAAGGTTTCAACCGTGAGGAGAAACCGCGCCCCGACCGTCGGGATGATAACGTCGGATCGGAGCGCCGCGGCGAGAGTGGCTTTGGTCGTGAGGAGCGCCGTGGGGCACCTGACCGCCGCGAAAGTGGCTTCGGCAACCGCAGCTTTGGCGAACGGCCCAGCTTTGGCAGCAAGCCTTACGGCGACAAAGGTGGAGCACGCGGTGATAAGCCCCGGGCTTTTGGCGATAAGCCAGCCTACGGCGATAAGCGCGAAGCGCGGCCTTTTGGCGAGCGGACCGAGCGTCCGGTTCGCCCAACTTATGAGAACCGGGCTGATAAGCCCAAGCGGGGAGAGGTAGCCGGCGAAGCACCCGAGTACAAAAATCTGCGTCACTACGAGGAAGACAAGACGCGCGGCAACAAGCGCCGCCGCGACGAAGACGACTCCCACGCTGACACGACCCGCCTGAACCGCTACATCGCAAACGCAGGTATCTGCTCCCGCCGCGAAGCCGACTCCCTTATTGCCGCCGGCGAAATCCGGGTGAATGGGGAAGTGGTGACGGAAATGGGCTACCAAGTGCAGCCTACCGACACGGTGCAATACGGCAAGACTAACCTGAAGCGCGAGAAGCACGTGTACGTGCTGCTCAATAAGCCCAAGGATTACTTGACGACCACCGACGACCCGGAAGGCCGTCGTACGGTGATGGAGTTGGTCGCTTCGGCCTCGAAGGAGCGTATCTTCCCCGTAGGCCGCCTCGACCGGAACACGACGGGCCTGCTGCTCTTCACCAACGATGGGGAAGTAGCCCAGAAACTCTCGCACCCTTCGCACAAGAACAAGAAGATCTACCAAGTTGAGCTGAACAACCCCCTGACGGAGGAGCACCTCAAGCAGATTGCCGCCGGCCTGGAGCTGGAGGATGGCAAAGCAGAAGTGGATGACGTGGCCGTGGTAGCCGGTAACCCGCACTTCGTGGGCATCGAGCTGCACCTGGGTCGCAACCGGATTGTGCGCCGCATCTTCGAGCACTTAGGCTACGAAGTCGTAACCCTGGACCGGGTGCAGTACGCGGGTCTGACCAAAAAGGACCTGCCCCGTGGCAAATGGCGCTTCTTGAGCGAAAAGGAAGTCATTCGCTTGAAGTATTTCCTGTAA
- a CDS encoding type III pantothenate kinase, which yields MRTLALDIGNTAVKYGCFAGNDLLETGVVESVAAVSGMLARLQPRHVISSSVAEDTAHWVPQWQQQISGRVLEFLPATTLLPIHNGYATPQTLGADRLAAAVGAAWLWPTRSTLIIDAGTAIKCDWVEGGHTFRGGSIAPGLRLRFQALHTFTSRLPLVTPPADTTASVALTGDDTESAIRSGVLNGAVAEVNGFIAAYRAQNPDLQIVLAGGDAGFFQPRLKGRIFVIPELVLIGLHRILVHNVEI from the coding sequence ATGCGTACCCTGGCCCTCGATATTGGCAACACCGCCGTAAAGTACGGCTGCTTTGCCGGCAACGACCTGCTCGAAACGGGCGTGGTGGAGTCGGTGGCGGCCGTGAGCGGGATGCTGGCGCGGCTGCAGCCGCGCCACGTCATCAGCAGCTCAGTGGCCGAGGATACGGCCCATTGGGTACCGCAGTGGCAGCAGCAGATTTCGGGCCGGGTGCTGGAATTTCTGCCCGCCACGACACTGTTACCGATTCACAACGGATACGCTACGCCCCAGACCCTGGGAGCCGACCGACTCGCGGCGGCCGTGGGGGCCGCTTGGCTCTGGCCGACCCGCAGTACGCTTATCATCGACGCGGGCACAGCCATCAAGTGCGACTGGGTGGAAGGTGGCCATACGTTCCGGGGCGGGAGTATTGCCCCGGGGCTGCGGCTGCGGTTTCAGGCCCTGCACACGTTTACGAGCCGTTTGCCGTTGGTAACCCCACCAGCCGATACTACGGCTTCCGTAGCCCTCACCGGCGACGATACCGAGTCAGCCATTCGAAGTGGGGTATTGAACGGAGCCGTAGCCGAAGTAAATGGATTTATTGCTGCCTATCGGGCCCAGAATCCCGATCTGCAGATTGTGTTAGCCGGGGGCGACGCTGGCTTTTTTCAACCACGGCTGAAAGGCCGTATCTTTGTCATTCCGGAGCTCGTGCTCATTGGGCTTCACCGAATACTGGTGCATAATGTTGAAATCTAA
- a CDS encoding OmpP1/FadL family transporter, translating into MLKSKSAGFIGLVVLGLMAAPNVYGQGLGNSPYSRLGLGDYNPNLGGVRQQGMGGVGLAAPNSTNVNDINPAMLYYTGRTTYEAGFNGQYKTLRNATGTNKTGSGTLGYLALSFPISKSWAASLGLRPYSSVDYESNTVGAVTNDNSGAQVLKQQRGEGEITEAYLAQAFRVAKGLTVGASASYIFGSIDEVVSTTVVTPDAAAVTDITRSAVSDQLHYSDFAFRGALHYRSKFNDKLNYNVGGVYTFQTNLNGTRSISLRREDAEGVVIEEQALETEKKGTATLPALTQIGISLDNNKTWSASLDVAHQQWSNFRGIGGTSAATPLNNTLRVGVGGEFTPDPTSVDNYFKRISYRGGLSVSQMPYRPGGATLYDRAVSWGFAFPMPSATPLDATVLSLAFTYGQRGNTNYSTLVENGSSRQVSNVKEDYIRMQLGVTLNNRWFIKRRIE; encoded by the coding sequence ATGTTGAAATCTAAATCGGCTGGCTTTATAGGGCTGGTAGTACTAGGCCTGATGGCCGCCCCCAACGTCTATGGTCAAGGCCTGGGTAACTCTCCCTATTCGCGCTTAGGGTTGGGCGACTACAATCCCAACCTGGGCGGTGTACGGCAGCAGGGTATGGGCGGCGTAGGCTTGGCCGCTCCCAACAGCACCAACGTCAACGACATCAACCCGGCCATGCTGTACTACACAGGCCGCACGACGTACGAAGCTGGCTTCAACGGGCAGTACAAAACCCTGCGCAATGCTACGGGCACCAATAAAACCGGCAGCGGCACGCTGGGTTATCTAGCCCTGAGCTTCCCCATCTCCAAAAGCTGGGCAGCCTCGCTGGGCCTGCGTCCCTACAGTTCGGTCGATTATGAGTCGAACACCGTGGGAGCAGTAACCAACGACAACAGCGGAGCCCAGGTGCTCAAGCAGCAGAGAGGCGAGGGCGAAATTACCGAGGCCTATCTGGCCCAAGCCTTCCGCGTAGCTAAAGGGCTAACCGTAGGCGCATCGGCCTCCTACATTTTTGGCTCTATCGACGAGGTGGTGAGTACGACCGTCGTAACGCCTGATGCCGCAGCTGTTACGGACATCACCCGGTCGGCGGTGAGTGACCAGCTGCACTACTCTGACTTTGCTTTCCGCGGTGCTTTACACTACCGCAGCAAGTTCAACGACAAGCTGAACTACAATGTGGGCGGCGTATACACCTTCCAAACCAACCTGAACGGTACGCGCAGCATTTCCTTGCGCCGCGAGGATGCCGAGGGCGTGGTCATTGAGGAGCAGGCGTTGGAAACCGAAAAGAAAGGTACCGCTACTTTGCCGGCCCTGACCCAAATCGGCATCAGCCTCGATAACAACAAGACCTGGAGCGCCAGCCTGGATGTGGCCCACCAGCAATGGTCGAATTTCAGAGGTATCGGCGGCACGTCGGCAGCTACCCCCCTGAACAACACGTTGCGCGTGGGAGTAGGCGGAGAATTCACCCCGGACCCCACTTCGGTTGACAACTACTTCAAACGCATCAGCTACCGGGGTGGGCTGAGCGTCAGTCAGATGCCTTACCGTCCCGGCGGTGCAACGCTCTACGACCGGGCTGTCAGCTGGGGCTTTGCCTTCCCGATGCCTTCCGCTACCCCTCTCGACGCGACGGTCCTGAGTTTGGCCTTCACCTACGGGCAGCGGGGCAATACCAACTACAGCACACTGGTGGAAAACGGCAGCAGCCGTCAGGTCAGCAACGTAAAGGAAGACTACATCCGGATGCAGCTGGGTGTGACGCTGAACAACCGCTGGTTTATCAAACGTCGGATTGAGTAA
- the lptC gene encoding LPS export ABC transporter periplasmic protein LptC, translating into MAAQRVSWLLGVALLAGGTWSCEKKEAQVTKKVVYKGPISETTNVLTLLSDSAKLQIRLTAPVEETFESGDQIYPKGVKVSFYGDGGSRVINTLEGKYAKYDKAKNLYLVRGDVRVANQEKQQKMNTEELFYDRVKAIIYTKPETAVRVETLTEVLTGNGLTANQDFSLYSILNPTGVFTLSEAPPVNAK; encoded by the coding sequence ATGGCTGCACAACGCGTAAGCTGGTTGCTGGGCGTGGCCCTGCTAGCCGGGGGCACCTGGAGCTGCGAGAAAAAAGAAGCCCAGGTAACCAAGAAGGTCGTTTACAAAGGCCCGATCAGCGAAACAACCAACGTACTGACCCTGCTCAGCGACTCGGCCAAGCTGCAGATCCGGCTGACGGCCCCGGTGGAGGAAACCTTTGAATCCGGAGACCAGATTTACCCCAAAGGCGTCAAAGTGAGCTTCTACGGCGATGGTGGCAGCCGGGTCATCAACACCCTGGAAGGCAAGTACGCCAAGTACGACAAGGCCAAGAACCTTTACCTGGTGCGCGGCGATGTGCGGGTGGCCAACCAGGAAAAGCAGCAGAAGATGAACACCGAGGAGCTGTTCTACGACCGGGTGAAGGCCATTATCTATACCAAGCCCGAAACCGCCGTACGGGTCGAAACCCTGACCGAAGTATTGACGGGCAATGGCCTAACGGCTAATCAGGATTTCTCGCTCTACAGTATTCTGAATCCTACCGGCGTCTTCACCCTGAGCGAAGCCCCACCGGTCAACGCCAAATAA
- a CDS encoding tetratricopeptide repeat protein yields the protein MRLFSLRRLIHVSSAVVLGLGLTLQVAQAQDEGGIALAREYARKGENEKAAFLFGRLRSEEQAAPNVLPEYLAVLQNLKRYKDAEKLVKKAIRQRPEEPSYGVALGALYTAAGDPAAATKQYDRLVSQLTAAQVVPVATEFVRLNLPEWAEKTYLKGRTLAKDDTEYAPQLIQLYTQSGQTDKVMTETLRLVQDDEQQLPFVRNMLQNSLREDKDFDALEKVLFANVQKFPERAVYSELLLWLQMQRRDFTGALVQAKALDRRGRTEGARVMELASIAQRNKDYESAIAGYDYVTREYRSGMYYRLARQRLVQAREEQVRSTYPVDPAKIRSLISEYQNVLTDLGKTPETAPVLRNMAALYAFQLDEKDKAMAMLQEVIDMPRASLDVVDEAKVNLADIYLLRSEPWEATLLYSQVEKSHKDSPVGYEAKLRNARLSYYAGDFKLAKSHLDILKEATSREIANDAMQLSLLITDNTAMDTAGVALRDYSAVELLVFQNKLDAALKGLDNLLQKYPGHALTDDAWYLKAQLQRRMGDYPAALTTLEKITANPKYDVLSDDALFLTASIAEENLQDREKAKTLYNQLLVKYPGSIYTAEARKRFRKLRGDAVN from the coding sequence ATGCGTCTTTTTTCTTTGCGTCGTTTGATTCACGTTAGCTCGGCCGTAGTGCTAGGGCTGGGCCTCACCTTGCAGGTGGCCCAGGCCCAGGACGAAGGCGGCATTGCCTTGGCCCGGGAATATGCCCGCAAAGGAGAGAATGAGAAGGCCGCCTTCCTGTTTGGCCGCCTGCGCAGCGAAGAGCAGGCCGCGCCCAACGTACTGCCCGAGTACCTGGCGGTGCTTCAAAACCTGAAGCGCTACAAGGACGCCGAAAAGCTGGTAAAAAAGGCTATCCGTCAGCGGCCCGAGGAGCCGTCCTACGGCGTGGCCCTGGGGGCTCTCTACACCGCCGCCGGCGACCCGGCCGCCGCCACCAAACAGTACGACCGGCTCGTGAGTCAGCTGACTGCTGCTCAGGTAGTACCCGTGGCTACTGAGTTTGTGCGGCTTAACCTGCCCGAATGGGCCGAAAAAACCTACCTGAAAGGCCGGACGCTAGCCAAAGACGACACCGAATACGCCCCCCAGCTGATTCAGCTCTACACCCAGTCGGGCCAGACCGACAAGGTGATGACCGAAACCCTGCGCTTGGTGCAGGACGATGAGCAGCAGTTGCCCTTCGTGCGCAACATGCTTCAGAACAGCCTGCGCGAAGACAAGGACTTCGACGCGCTGGAGAAAGTGCTGTTTGCCAACGTGCAGAAGTTTCCCGAGCGGGCCGTGTATAGTGAGCTACTGCTGTGGCTACAAATGCAGCGCCGCGACTTTACCGGTGCCCTGGTGCAGGCCAAGGCCCTCGACCGGCGCGGCCGTACCGAAGGGGCCCGGGTGATGGAACTGGCCAGCATTGCCCAGCGCAACAAGGACTACGAAAGCGCCATTGCCGGCTACGACTATGTGACCCGCGAGTACCGCAGCGGCATGTATTACCGCCTGGCCCGGCAGCGCCTGGTGCAGGCCCGCGAGGAGCAGGTCCGCTCCACGTACCCGGTGGACCCTGCCAAGATTCGCAGCCTGATTAGCGAGTATCAGAATGTGCTGACGGATTTGGGCAAGACGCCCGAAACGGCCCCGGTGCTGCGCAACATGGCGGCTCTTTACGCCTTTCAGCTCGATGAGAAAGACAAGGCCATGGCTATGTTGCAGGAGGTAATCGACATGCCCCGGGCCAGCCTCGACGTGGTGGATGAAGCCAAGGTCAACTTGGCTGATATTTACCTGCTGCGCAGTGAGCCCTGGGAAGCTACGTTGCTGTATTCGCAGGTCGAGAAGTCGCACAAAGACTCGCCGGTGGGCTACGAGGCCAAGCTGCGCAATGCCCGCTTGAGCTACTACGCCGGCGACTTCAAACTGGCCAAAAGCCACCTGGACATTCTCAAAGAAGCTACCAGCCGCGAAATTGCCAACGATGCCATGCAGCTCAGCCTGCTCATCACCGACAACACGGCCATGGACACCGCTGGCGTGGCCCTGCGCGACTACTCGGCCGTGGAGTTGCTTGTGTTCCAGAACAAGCTCGATGCGGCCCTCAAGGGCTTGGATAACCTGCTCCAGAAGTACCCTGGCCATGCCCTCACCGACGACGCCTGGTATCTGAAAGCCCAGCTCCAGCGCCGCATGGGTGACTATCCGGCGGCCCTTACTACGCTGGAAAAGATTACGGCCAACCCCAAGTACGACGTGCTCAGCGACGATGCGCTGTTCTTGACGGCCAGCATTGCTGAGGAAAACCTTCAGGACCGCGAAAAAGCCAAAACGCTCTACAACCAGCTGCTGGTCAAATATCCCGGCAGCATCTACACCGCTGAGGCCCGCAAACGCTTCCGCAAGCTGCGCGGCGACGCCGTGAATTAG
- a CDS encoding peptidylprolyl isomerase: MALINTIREKSSWAVGIVAIGLLLFIVGGDLIGGKNRLFNRNENTVGEIAGEKVDYEAFNAALEQAKQNYIQQQGRQPDEQAMGYLRDQAWNQTIYRIAFAKEFEKLGIAVSDDELTDMVQGKNIHPSIRQAFTDQQTGQFDRAKVIEYLKNLDKLPPQSQQAWYNFEANLAPERMGNKYNNLIKLSTYVTSAEAKLYNENQNTRASIRYLFVPYFSISDSAVKVSDDQLQAYLDKNKGRYKVEAGRSIEYVSIPVVASVEDSAAVKKTVDELAAQFRTAPVDSLFVKLNSDQPYNGAFVTPADMPEKLRQQLPLTVGQVYGPYAENGVYSLFKVTAQKAGAQAAARASHILIKPEGTTPEAKAAALAKAKDVLAKIKGGADFAAMARQYGTDGTTATGGDLGWFTQGRMVPEFEKAVFGATSAGLLPNPVETSFGYHIIKITAPKTSQTYQIAAVQKTITPSDATREAAYARAQELKGKANDLASFRAAVAADKSLQKQEAKGLGSDARSVNNLQNARELVRWAYGAGNGGKKTEIGDVSEVYEIGDQYVIGVLTEERAKGTADVASLKQELSAAVRNELKAKQIMDKLNGKKGTLEQIAAAYGPTAQVKTADNVVLGTGVVQGLGGEPLAVGKAFGLKPGQQSAPFQGEQGVLIVETVKVDKPTVPTDVATIRQQLTAQRTARADGAIYEAVKTNANIKDERTKFF; encoded by the coding sequence ATGGCATTAATTAACACGATCCGAGAAAAATCGAGCTGGGCTGTTGGCATCGTTGCCATCGGTTTGCTGCTCTTTATCGTCGGGGGAGACCTGATAGGCGGTAAAAACCGCCTGTTTAACCGCAATGAAAACACGGTAGGCGAAATAGCCGGCGAGAAAGTAGACTACGAAGCGTTTAACGCGGCGCTGGAACAGGCCAAGCAGAACTATATCCAGCAGCAAGGCCGTCAGCCCGACGAGCAGGCCATGGGTTACCTGCGCGACCAGGCCTGGAACCAGACCATCTACCGCATTGCCTTCGCCAAGGAGTTCGAAAAGCTGGGTATCGCCGTATCGGACGACGAACTGACTGACATGGTGCAGGGCAAAAACATTCACCCCAGCATCCGCCAGGCCTTCACCGATCAGCAGACCGGCCAGTTTGACCGCGCCAAGGTGATTGAGTACCTCAAGAACCTCGACAAGCTGCCCCCCCAGTCGCAGCAGGCCTGGTACAACTTCGAAGCCAACCTGGCTCCGGAGCGCATGGGCAACAAGTACAACAACCTCATCAAGCTCTCGACCTACGTGACGAGCGCCGAGGCCAAGCTCTACAACGAAAACCAGAACACCCGCGCCAGCATCCGCTACCTGTTCGTGCCGTACTTCTCCATCTCTGATTCGGCCGTAAAGGTGAGCGACGACCAGCTGCAGGCCTACCTCGACAAGAACAAAGGTCGCTACAAAGTAGAAGCCGGCCGTAGCATCGAGTACGTGTCCATCCCCGTGGTAGCCTCGGTAGAAGACAGCGCCGCCGTGAAAAAGACGGTCGACGAGCTGGCTGCCCAGTTCCGCACCGCCCCAGTTGATTCGCTCTTCGTGAAGCTCAACTCTGACCAGCCCTACAACGGTGCCTTCGTTACGCCCGCCGATATGCCCGAGAAGCTGCGTCAGCAGCTGCCCCTCACGGTAGGTCAGGTGTATGGTCCCTACGCTGAAAACGGCGTGTACTCGCTCTTCAAAGTAACGGCTCAGAAAGCCGGTGCTCAGGCTGCCGCCCGCGCCAGCCACATTCTCATCAAGCCCGAAGGCACCACGCCCGAGGCGAAAGCAGCAGCCCTGGCTAAAGCCAAGGACGTTCTGGCCAAAATCAAGGGAGGCGCCGACTTCGCCGCTATGGCTCGTCAGTATGGCACCGACGGCACCACCGCCACCGGCGGCGACCTGGGCTGGTTCACGCAGGGCCGCATGGTGCCTGAGTTCGAGAAAGCCGTATTTGGTGCTACCTCGGCCGGCCTGCTGCCCAACCCGGTAGAAACCTCGTTCGGCTACCACATCATCAAGATTACAGCTCCCAAGACCTCGCAAACCTACCAGATTGCGGCGGTTCAGAAGACCATTACGCCTTCCGACGCTACCCGCGAGGCTGCTTACGCCCGCGCTCAGGAGCTGAAAGGCAAAGCCAATGACCTGGCTTCGTTCCGTGCCGCCGTAGCTGCCGACAAGAGCTTGCAGAAGCAGGAGGCCAAAGGTCTGGGCAGCGACGCCCGCAGCGTAAACAACCTGCAGAACGCCCGTGAACTGGTCCGCTGGGCCTACGGCGCCGGCAACGGCGGCAAGAAAACCGAAATCGGTGACGTATCGGAAGTGTATGAAATTGGTGACCAGTACGTTATCGGCGTCCTGACCGAGGAGCGCGCTAAAGGCACCGCTGATGTAGCCAGCCTGAAGCAAGAGTTGTCGGCTGCCGTGCGCAACGAGCTGAAAGCCAAGCAAATCATGGACAAGCTCAACGGCAAGAAAGGCACCCTGGAGCAGATTGCCGCTGCCTATGGCCCCACAGCCCAGGTGAAAACGGCTGATAACGTAGTGCTCGGTACCGGCGTCGTTCAGGGTCTGGGCGGTGAGCCCCTGGCCGTGGGCAAAGCCTTCGGCCTGAAGCCCGGTCAGCAGTCGGCCCCCTTCCAGGGGGAGCAGGGCGTGCTGATTGTGGAGACCGTGAAAGTCGACAAGCCTACCGTACCAACCGACGTAGCAACGATTCGTCAGCAGCTGACGGCTCAGCGTACGGCCCGTGCCGATGGCGCCATCTACGAAGCTGTGAAGACCAATGCCAACATCAAGGATGAGCGCACCAAGTTCTTCTAA